The sequence below is a genomic window from Salvelinus namaycush isolate Seneca chromosome 2, SaNama_1.0, whole genome shotgun sequence.
GACAGCTTCCATGACCAGCTATTGGAGGACAGtcggttcctcaggacagaccgTCGACTGGACACAGAACTAGTGGATAAGCTCATCCTGCAGCTCAACAGGATCTACCCACAGATCCTCACAGACAAGGAGGCCACCAAAGTGAGTAACTTCCTCTGGACAAATGAGTTTGACCCAAGGTAATTTGTAACTTCCACACGCAGAGCTCTTTGCTCTAAGAGATATCCCACTGAAATGTAGCGAATGACTGCTTGTTCAGGCGTCTGTGGTTTCAAGCAGCACTTTGTTACATATACAGTATTTTAACTCGATCTAAGCATCGGTTCCATTTCCAGACTCTGTTGAACAGACCACTTGAACGTGAATTTAGTTCCAGAACGTGAAGTTAGTCAATTAGTAGCCCCTCATGGCCGACTGTAACAAAAATGTTCAAATTGAGTAACAGGCTAGCGTGTACAGGACATTTGTTTCTGGATTCCCGAAGGTAATCACttagattcagagagagagagagaggtattctaCACACACATCTGGAATTCTGAATATGACATGATGATCCAGTTTAGGGACCTTGATGTGCCCACCTGCGTCCGACTGGCCGAGCTCCTGGCTCACCTGCAGGGGAAAGGTGAAGAGGCCTGCCGGGAGTTCTACCGGGCGCTTCACCTGCATGTGGAAGAGGTGTACTTCAGCCTACCAACACGCCTCCGCCTCAGAGGTTAGTCCCTCCCCCCCTGACAGTCCGTCTCTGGAGAGCTGAGATTTGCTGTCATTATTATTCACATGAAAATGTTCACGTTTTTTTTTTGTACACTACCAATGGCATATTTGCATCTAAAAACCTGCAAAAATGTATTCGTCAAAATCACTGACATTTTGTAATCCCTTTCCCAGGTTCTGTAGACCCGTTCACGGTTACAGCCTCACCCACCCAGCCGAGATATGTGCTGAACGACCGAGGTAAGCATACACACAGAACGCTGAATctctgtcacacaaacacacgtactGTAGACACACATGCCTTTTACGGTACATACCTTTCTTTCTAACAAAcagtctcctgttctctctctaggtCCTCTGTTCTTCCTGAGTTGTTTCGGCGTTGCGGTGGGGATGGCTCTACTGTATTACTATGGCGGTGAGTACAATACGTCCCTTTCATGTTTTCTTTATTTCCCCACAGAAAAGAACAGAAGTCAGTATGTCGTATGGCTTTTCTGTACTCCTGATTATTTTGAAACCAAGCTAAGCTTAACATTGCATCTTCATGTTGTGCCACAAATCAAACTCCACATCAAACTTGATTTAAAGGGTATTTAAAATCGCAACCCACTTTGAAGTATAACAAACAAGAAGCGGTGAACGGGATGAATAAAAGACACACAAAAACCTCCATGGTGTCTGCCCCTCTTACTTGACTGGGCAAGCTATTCCGTAATGCACAGACCAAATCATGTACACCTATTCTGTTTCCATTAGACTGAAGTTGTCAGTGTTATCATGCTTAGTTGTTAGGGAATAAAACAAAGTGTAAACCGTCCATGTGTTGTCCTACAGAGGCCAAAGTAACAGGGGGAAGCAGGGCTCTTGGCATGGCTGCTCTTGGACTGGGCCGACGAGCCAGAGAGGTTCTCATATGGTACGCTGAAGACCCCATCAGGAAGTAGTCTGTGTGTCTCCACTACCACAGCAAAACAAGCACTCCAAAGGTGTTTCCGGACATCCATAACACACTACACAAATACCCTTTTCACATTACCATGCCAACCTGAACCAAACTGTGCTGGTTACAGCAACTATGGTCGATGAGTAACTGGGCCAGTTGATTACAGCTTGGTTTGGCTcagttcagtttgtctcagtggTGTGAAAAGCCAGGGGATTATAAGtttgtagatactgtatatagcagtCTTTTGGCTTTAGGAATCTTGAGTTTTTTTTGGACAATTTGTCATACAGCAACTGGTTTTCTTCTGAACTTTCATTGTCTTCATAATGGTTAGATATTAGACATGCGTCTTCTCTGGTGAAAGTGACTATTATCACACTAAAGCTCTGTTACTGAACAGCATCTTGTCAAGAGCC
It includes:
- the card19 gene encoding caspase recruitment domain family, member 19, with protein sequence MVSRREGPFKGKKGLHTMGDSFHDQLLEDSRFLRTDRRLDTELVDKLILQLNRIYPQILTDKEATKFRDLDVPTCVRLAELLAHLQGKGEEACREFYRALHLHVEEVYFSLPTRLRLRGSVDPFTVTASPTQPRYVLNDRGPLFFLSCFGVAVGMALLYYYGEAKVTGGSRALGMAALGLGRRAREVLIWYAEDPIRK